The sequence TTGAAACTACAGATTTTTTGCAGAAGGTCCTACAAGATAGAACCTTTGTGGTAATCTCACATGATAGATATTTTTTAGATAAGGTTTGTAATAAGATATGGTATATGAATAAAGGTGTAATAAATGAATACTGCGGGAACTATAGCAAATTTGTAGAACTTAAAGAAATTGAAGATAGAGAAAATCAAAAAGAGTACTCAAAACAGCAAAGAAAAATAGAAGAACTTGAAGAAATGATTGAGGATCGTAAGGAATGGTATGCAAAGGCTCATAAGGATGCTGGGCAAAATGATTTTCAGAGAGCAAAGGCTAAAAAGCATGTAAGTGTAATGAGGAATAAAGAAAAACAACTGGAAAGATTGCGTGAAAATAAGGTGGAGAAACCTGAAAAGCAGCTATCTCCATGCTTTAATATTATAAATAAGAGTGTTATGAATTTGAAGTTGCCGAGATATATACTTCAAGCTAAGGGTCTCACAAAAGAGTTTTCAGAGAGAAAGATTTTTGGAAATATATCATTTGAAATATTGAAAGGGGATAAGGTTGGGCTTATAGGTGTAAATGGTAGTGGTAAGACTACACTACTTAAGATGATTATAGGTGAAGATAAAAATTATTCTGGTAAGATAACAATTAATCCTTCAATAAAGATTGCATATCTCTCTCAAAATTTAGATACTCTAAAGTTTGAAGAAACAATACTTGAGAATGTTTTGTGCAATGACATCACTGAAAGAGAAGCTAGATTGTTTCTTTCAACCCTATTGTTTAAAGGGGATGATGTATTTAAGAAAATTAAAGACTTAAGTATGGGTGAAAAGGTTAGAGTTGCCTTTTGTAATCTTATCTTAAGTGGTGGAAATATGCTTATAATGGATGAACCTACTAATTATTTAGATATGCCATCTAGAGAAAAAATGGAGCAAGTTCTAAAGGAATTTAAAGGAGCAGTAATTTTTGTATCTCATGATAGATATTTTATTAATAATGTAGCAACTAGAATTTTTCACCTAAAAGAAGGAAAAATATTAAGTTATAATTGTGGTTATGAAGAATATTTGCAAAAGATTAATTCTGTAAATAAGGATCAAAATAAAGAAAATGAGTTGATGAGGCTTAATTTAGAACTGGCGTTTATTTCTGGTAAATTAGGTGAGATGGGTATATCAGAAGAGGAAAAAGATGATTTCAACAATAAGTTTATAGAAGTATAC comes from Clostridium sp. TW13 and encodes:
- the abc-f gene encoding ribosomal protection-like ABC-F family protein, coding for MNIFFNNIYKDYEGKAVFSGIKGKINSGDRLGIIGANGIGKSTLAKILVGEEHFEKGELSYSPLNLRVMYLYPEVDEEGSVKSHLDSFLKTDISKLDLEEVLSKLNCNGDMLNYDMSKLSGGEKTKVMLLKAYLSSCDIMILDEPTNHLDIETTDFLQKVLQDRTFVVISHDRYFLDKVCNKIWYMNKGVINEYCGNYSKFVELKEIEDRENQKEYSKQQRKIEELEEMIEDRKEWYAKAHKDAGQNDFQRAKAKKHVSVMRNKEKQLERLRENKVEKPEKQLSPCFNIINKSVMNLKLPRYILQAKGLTKEFSERKIFGNISFEILKGDKVGLIGVNGSGKTTLLKMIIGEDKNYSGKITINPSIKIAYLSQNLDTLKFEETILENVLCNDITEREARLFLSTLLFKGDDVFKKIKDLSMGEKVRVAFCNLILSGGNMLIMDEPTNYLDMPSREKMEQVLKEFKGAVIFVSHDRYFINNVATRIFHLKEGKILSYNCGYEEYLQKINSVNKDQNKENELMRLNLELAFISGKLGEMGISEEEKDDFNNKFIEVYKQIAQLSR